The proteins below come from a single Holdemania massiliensis genomic window:
- a CDS encoding LURP-one-related/scramblase family protein: MRYYIRQRFFSWTDSFDITDEEGYAVYSVRADLLALSHVLRVFDDQDQEVGLVREKLFHFLPTFEVELDGDLVAVIRKEFSFLHPRYRIDCEGWSVEGDLFGWDYQIYRDGELCGTISKEIIALTDTYVIDFDDPQDELMVVMLVLAIDAANCSEH; this comes from the coding sequence ATGCGTTATTATATTCGCCAGCGGTTCTTTTCCTGGACCGACAGCTTTGATATTACGGATGAGGAGGGTTATGCCGTTTACAGCGTCCGTGCCGATTTATTAGCGTTGTCACATGTGCTTCGGGTCTTTGATGACCAAGATCAGGAAGTCGGCCTCGTCCGCGAAAAATTATTCCACTTCTTGCCGACATTTGAAGTTGAACTGGATGGAGATCTTGTCGCCGTCATCCGCAAGGAATTTTCATTTCTTCATCCCCGCTACCGCATTGACTGCGAAGGGTGGAGTGTTGAAGGAGACCTGTTTGGCTGGGATTATCAAATATACCGTGACGGCGAGCTGTGCGGAACCATCAGCAAGGAGATCATTGCCTTGACGGACACGTATGTGATTGATTTTGATGATCCGCAGGATGAGCTGATGGTTGTGATGCTTGTCCTGGCGATTGACGCTGCCAACTGCAGTGAGCACTAA
- a CDS encoding class I SAM-dependent methyltransferase, with protein MKIVLGAGATQVDGWISTQQEQLDLLKPETFEAFFHGELAEAMLAEHLFEHLTLAEGMFAAQTLYRYLRPGGWIRAAVPDRYFRNADYQRLVQIGGPGPQDHPAASHKIVYDYKQFCAVFVQAGFEVSLLEYCDERGDFHYRYANDADGHIGRSYRNDTRNAFNHLGMVSIVLDAFKPIVIPREVQALDPNKIEQTKTQANPVAN; from the coding sequence ATGAAAATCGTTTTAGGCGCAGGCGCAACGCAGGTTGACGGCTGGATCAGCACGCAGCAAGAACAGCTGGATTTATTAAAGCCGGAAACCTTTGAGGCTTTTTTTCACGGAGAACTGGCGGAAGCCATGTTAGCGGAGCATTTATTTGAGCATCTGACGCTGGCCGAAGGTATGTTCGCAGCGCAGACGCTCTATCGTTATCTGCGGCCCGGCGGTTGGATCCGTGCGGCAGTCCCGGATCGTTATTTCCGCAATGCCGATTATCAGCGGCTTGTCCAGATTGGCGGGCCGGGGCCTCAGGATCATCCGGCGGCTTCGCACAAAATTGTTTATGATTACAAGCAGTTCTGTGCAGTCTTTGTCCAAGCAGGATTCGAGGTTTCCCTATTGGAATACTGCGATGAACGTGGTGATTTCCATTACCGCTACGCTAACGATGCAGATGGTCATATCGGCCGTTCCTATCGCAATGACACGCGCAACGCCTTCAATCATTTGGGCATGGTCTCGATTGTTCTCGATGCTTTCAAACCGATTGTCATTCCGCGGGAAGTGCAGGCTCTTGATCCAAACAAAATTGAGCAAACCAAGACGCAGGCAAATCCAGTTGCCAATTAA